In Rahnella sikkimica, the following are encoded in one genomic region:
- a CDS encoding ABC transporter substrate-binding protein, translating to MKITRYIRRPVQLSLLSSALLAAFSLPVFAATLNVMQNEAPRSMDPGNQTATFTGTVLDPMYEGLLRMSPQLKPEAALATSWSSDESGLVWTFKLRSGVTFHDGTPFNADAVVANFARHLDTRRGLAASGRLRTFLDSVTKTDESTVVFKLKKPYPAFLNLLTTGACLMVSPAADKIGTLDSKAVGTGPYKMVQYKTGEFVLEEKYPGYWGDKAAGPDDIKWTWSAEPSVMNMALQAGEADVINPVPPQFARVLKNNPKFSLHESPGAAVFWVALNTDLKPLNDVRVRQALNYATDRDGLVRAIMSGFAQPANSPLAPVTAGYDKTLNPYPLDLVKAKALLKEAGVADGFSMSIAVQGQDARIGQVLQSMWAKIGVKLDVRIMESGVWTKAAFADEAGKKADNTGAILASWSSGANGADLQLRPLYYSKSFAPGGANLGFFNDPKLDEMLDKAASTRDENTRNAIYVDAQKEINQQAPQVLLYYQNDLYATGTGISGVTMIPGGQIVVKDAQKK from the coding sequence ATGAAGATTACCCGTTACATCCGGCGTCCCGTGCAGTTATCACTGCTGAGCAGCGCCCTTCTCGCCGCGTTTTCGCTGCCGGTTTTCGCCGCCACGCTGAACGTGATGCAAAACGAAGCGCCGCGCAGCATGGATCCGGGCAACCAGACCGCCACGTTTACCGGCACGGTGTTGGATCCGATGTACGAAGGTCTGCTGCGCATGTCGCCTCAGCTGAAACCGGAAGCCGCGCTCGCCACCTCCTGGAGCAGCGATGAAAGCGGCCTGGTCTGGACATTCAAACTGCGCAGCGGCGTAACATTCCACGACGGCACGCCGTTTAACGCCGACGCCGTAGTCGCCAACTTCGCCCGCCACCTCGACACCCGACGCGGACTGGCCGCCAGCGGACGTCTGCGCACCTTCCTCGACAGCGTGACCAAAACCGACGAATCCACCGTTGTCTTCAAACTGAAAAAACCGTATCCGGCCTTCCTGAATTTACTGACCACAGGCGCGTGTCTGATGGTCAGCCCGGCGGCAGATAAAATCGGCACGCTCGACAGCAAAGCCGTCGGCACCGGCCCGTACAAAATGGTGCAGTACAAAACCGGCGAATTCGTGCTGGAAGAAAAATATCCGGGCTACTGGGGCGATAAAGCCGCCGGGCCGGACGACATCAAATGGACGTGGAGCGCCGAGCCGTCAGTCATGAACATGGCGTTGCAGGCCGGTGAAGCCGACGTCATCAACCCGGTGCCGCCGCAGTTCGCCCGCGTGCTGAAAAACAACCCGAAATTCAGCCTGCACGAAAGTCCGGGTGCCGCCGTGTTCTGGGTAGCGCTCAATACCGATCTTAAACCGCTTAACGACGTTCGCGTCCGTCAGGCGCTGAACTACGCCACCGACCGCGACGGGCTGGTGCGCGCCATCATGTCCGGCTTCGCCCAACCGGCGAACTCCCCGCTGGCACCGGTCACCGCCGGTTATGACAAAACGCTGAACCCGTATCCGCTGGATCTCGTTAAAGCCAAAGCGCTGTTAAAAGAAGCCGGTGTCGCCGACGGATTCAGCATGTCGATTGCGGTACAAGGTCAGGACGCGCGGATCGGCCAGGTGCTGCAAAGCATGTGGGCGAAAATTGGCGTGAAACTGGACGTGCGCATTATGGAAAGCGGCGTATGGACCAAAGCCGCGTTTGCCGACGAGGCCGGTAAGAAAGCCGATAACACCGGCGCAATTCTGGCGTCATGGTCATCCGGCGCGAACGGCGCAGACCTGCAACTTCGTCCGCTGTATTACAGCAAAAGCTTCGCACCGGGCGGCGCAAACCTCGGCTTCTTTAACGATCCGAAACTCGATGAAATGTTAGATAAAGCCGCGTCAACGCGGGATGAAAATACCCGCAACGCGATTTACGTGGACGCGCAGAAAGAAATCAACCAACAGGCACCGCAGGTCTTGCTGTATTACCAGAATGATTTGTACGCCACCGGCACCGGAATTTCCGGCGTGACCATGATTCCGGGCGGTCAGATCGTGGTCAAAGACGCACAGAAAAAATAA
- a CDS encoding ROK family transcriptional regulator produces the protein MLTTMQRQILGAVNASGNLSRTELAQYCGMSKAAISGVVREMIDAGFLLEAETVPGSGQGRPSVRLVVHPDGAWFAGVSLLQNPAQMALINLHGEILSRVSFAADSDPQRLAENIALALPALLEPHPEAAKKMVGLGVTLSGLIDEHQSTCVQSALLGWRDVPLAKLISQATGMYVAIENDAKALAVSEKNFGQARDLSSFTLVSHGAGIGSAHFIAGKLHRGLHGGAGEIAHCTLELNGSPCRCGKRGCLDTLASLNAIAEMAKAEGLDATTIGGLEQLAMQGTTAAIRILHRAGSALGLAISLLIQINDPDLILIAHQDADFSGLFGTVVQQSIEANVLPGNAGKTPVRTFTLNDDIWARAAASIAAHRFLVGLKPV, from the coding sequence ATGTTAACAACCATGCAACGCCAGATTTTGGGTGCGGTGAATGCGTCCGGCAATTTAAGCCGGACAGAACTCGCGCAATATTGCGGGATGAGCAAGGCGGCGATAAGCGGCGTGGTTCGCGAAATGATTGATGCCGGTTTCCTGCTTGAAGCTGAAACGGTGCCCGGCAGCGGGCAGGGAAGGCCGTCGGTGCGTCTGGTGGTTCACCCGGACGGCGCGTGGTTTGCAGGCGTTTCTTTGCTGCAAAATCCGGCGCAGATGGCGCTGATCAATCTGCACGGTGAAATTCTCTCGCGGGTGTCTTTTGCGGCCGATTCTGACCCGCAGCGGCTGGCGGAAAATATCGCCCTGGCGCTGCCTGCGCTGCTTGAACCACACCCGGAAGCGGCCAAAAAAATGGTCGGGCTTGGGGTGACGTTATCGGGCCTGATTGATGAACATCAGTCCACCTGCGTGCAGTCGGCGCTGCTGGGCTGGCGCGATGTGCCACTGGCAAAGCTGATTTCGCAGGCCACCGGCATGTACGTGGCGATTGAAAACGATGCCAAGGCGCTGGCGGTGAGTGAGAAAAATTTTGGTCAGGCGCGTGATCTCAGCAGTTTCACGCTGGTCAGCCACGGCGCGGGGATCGGCAGCGCACATTTTATCGCCGGGAAACTTCACCGCGGGCTGCACGGCGGTGCTGGGGAAATCGCCCACTGTACGCTGGAACTGAACGGCTCGCCGTGCCGCTGCGGAAAACGCGGATGTCTGGATACGCTGGCCTCGCTCAATGCCATCGCGGAAATGGCCAAAGCTGAAGGGCTGGACGCCACCACCATCGGCGGGCTGGAACAACTGGCCATGCAGGGCACAACGGCGGCGATCCGTATTTTACACCGCGCCGGTTCTGCGCTGGGTTTAGCGATATCCCTTCTTATTCAGATTAACGATCCGGATTTAATCCTGATCGCCCATCAGGATGCGGATTTTTCCGGTCTGTTCGGCACCGTCGTTCAGCAGTCTATCGAAGCCAACGTGTTGCCGGGTAACGCCGGGAAAACGCCGGTACGCACTTTCACCCTAAACGACGACATCTGGGCGCGCGCGGCGGCAAGCATTGCTGCGCACCGCTTTCTTGTCGGTCTGAAGCCAGTCTGA
- a CDS encoding M81 family metallopeptidase, which translates to MRIAVSGIHIECSTYNPVLNEEKDFTVVRDGQLLASPRFRFLQDYPATFLPTIHARAIAGGPVARATYDKFKAEMLAGLDAQKPFDGLYLAMHGAMYVEGLEDAEGDWIAAARKAVGPDCPISVSYDLHGNVSQRIIDAIDMFSTYRTAPHIDVEETMRRSVAMLVKHLQTGEKPTLLWVPVPVVLPGERTSTEDEPAKSLYARLPEMDDVDGVWDSSLMVGYVWADEPRATAAVIMTGTDRAALEVQATKLAQAYWDAREDFVFGCETDTVEACVRKAIACETRPVVLADSGDNPTGGGVGDRADVLQELIKQYAQNVVVAGIADAPATDAAFNAGVGSVLTLTLGASLDHASPQVKGEFEVIFLLDALAPADRQAVLRTGGIDVVVSARRRPYHNISDFTVLGLDPHTADIVVVKSGYLSPELAPIASPNLMALSNGVVDQFVERLPRNRKARKTFPFDRDFSYAPQVQLSARSK; encoded by the coding sequence ATGCGTATAGCTGTCAGCGGTATCCATATTGAATGCAGCACCTATAACCCGGTTCTGAACGAGGAAAAGGATTTCACCGTGGTTCGTGACGGGCAGTTGCTGGCGTCGCCGCGTTTTCGTTTTCTGCAGGATTATCCGGCAACATTTTTGCCGACAATCCACGCCCGCGCCATTGCCGGCGGGCCGGTCGCGCGGGCAACTTACGATAAATTCAAAGCGGAAATGCTGGCCGGGCTGGACGCGCAAAAACCGTTTGATGGCCTGTATCTGGCGATGCACGGTGCGATGTATGTCGAGGGACTGGAAGATGCGGAAGGCGACTGGATTGCGGCTGCGCGCAAAGCCGTCGGGCCGGATTGCCCGATCAGCGTCAGTTATGATTTGCACGGCAATGTCTCGCAGCGAATTATCGACGCCATTGATATGTTTTCGACGTACCGCACCGCGCCGCACATTGATGTGGAAGAAACCATGCGCCGCTCGGTGGCCATGTTAGTGAAGCATCTGCAAACCGGTGAAAAACCGACGCTGCTGTGGGTGCCGGTGCCGGTTGTGCTGCCGGGCGAACGCACCAGCACGGAAGATGAACCGGCGAAAAGTTTGTACGCCCGTTTGCCGGAAATGGATGACGTAGACGGCGTGTGGGACAGCTCGCTGATGGTCGGTTACGTCTGGGCCGATGAACCGCGTGCGACGGCGGCGGTGATCATGACCGGTACTGACCGTGCGGCGCTCGAAGTTCAGGCCACAAAACTGGCGCAGGCTTACTGGGATGCGCGTGAAGATTTCGTGTTCGGTTGTGAAACCGACACCGTGGAAGCCTGCGTGCGCAAGGCGATTGCCTGCGAAACCCGTCCGGTGGTGCTGGCAGATTCCGGCGATAACCCGACCGGTGGCGGCGTCGGTGACCGCGCAGACGTGTTGCAGGAACTGATTAAGCAGTATGCGCAAAATGTGGTGGTGGCCGGAATCGCTGACGCGCCTGCGACCGATGCGGCGTTTAACGCCGGTGTCGGGTCGGTATTAACGCTGACGCTGGGCGCTTCGCTGGATCACGCCAGCCCGCAGGTGAAAGGCGAGTTCGAGGTGATTTTCCTGCTCGATGCGCTGGCACCGGCTGACCGTCAGGCGGTATTGCGCACTGGCGGCATTGACGTGGTGGTGTCGGCGCGCCGTCGTCCGTATCACAACATCAGCGATTTCACTGTGCTGGGGCTGGATCCGCATACCGCCGATATCGTGGTGGTGAAATCCGGTTATCTGTCGCCGGAACTGGCCCCGATTGCCAGCCCGAACCTGATGGCGCTGTCGAACGGCGTGGTCGATCAGTTCGTCGAGCGTCTGCCGCGTAACCGCAAGGCGCGTAAAACCTTCCCGTTTGACCGCGATTTCAGCTATGCGCCACAGGTTCAGCTGTCGGCAAGGAGCAAATAA
- a CDS encoding ABC transporter ATP-binding protein, whose protein sequence is MNEPQNRQPVLSVKHLTTSFRWEDDWLPVVRDLSFDVYPGETLAIVGESGSGKSVTSLSVMRLLKAQSSRIEGEVWLNQRNLLVLPEKEMRDIRGNEMAMIFQEPMTSLNPTFSIGRQIAESLKRHRGMSASKARAETLKLLEKVRIPNAAKRFDEYPHQFSGGMRQRVMIAMALALKPKLLIADEPTTALDVTIQGQILDLIKTLQEEEGMAVLFITHDMGVVAEIADRTLVMYRGEAVESGATEDIFHRPQHPYTRALLAAVPKLGSMRGRDWPLRFPQINLQTGEANTPQEVAGTVCAGLTPLLSVKNLSARFPVYGGVFSRQVGAVHAVENISFELFQGETLSLVGESGCGKSTTGRAVTRLLKPYSGEIDFDGFDVMNIGKRDILHMRQRIQMIFQDPFASLNPRMRIGDALIEPMLQHKLHNRSDAREKAASLMQKVGLSPDMLRRFPHEFSGGQRQRICIARALTLDPKVIVADESVSALDVSVKAQVVNLLLDLQESMNLSYLFISHEMAVVERVSHRVAVMYLGEIVEIGPRAAIFDNPQHPYTRKLMASVPVPDPSRRLLKRQMQVDELKSPVRDNGYISPQRHYQEVSAGHFVQV, encoded by the coding sequence ATGAACGAGCCGCAAAACCGTCAGCCCGTGCTGAGCGTTAAGCATCTCACCACGTCCTTTCGCTGGGAAGACGACTGGCTGCCGGTGGTGCGTGATTTGTCGTTTGACGTCTATCCCGGCGAAACGCTGGCAATTGTCGGTGAATCCGGCTCGGGAAAAAGCGTCACGTCGCTGTCGGTGATGCGTTTGCTCAAAGCGCAAAGCAGCCGCATTGAGGGCGAGGTGTGGCTGAATCAGCGCAATTTGCTGGTGTTACCGGAAAAGGAAATGCGCGATATTCGCGGCAACGAGATGGCGATGATTTTCCAGGAACCGATGACGTCGCTCAATCCGACGTTCAGCATCGGGCGGCAAATCGCCGAAAGCCTGAAACGCCACCGGGGAATGTCGGCTTCGAAGGCGCGGGCGGAAACGCTGAAACTGCTGGAGAAAGTGCGCATTCCGAATGCGGCAAAACGGTTTGATGAATACCCGCATCAGTTTTCCGGCGGGATGCGTCAGCGCGTGATGATTGCCATGGCGCTGGCGCTGAAACCCAAATTGCTGATTGCCGATGAACCGACAACGGCGCTGGACGTGACGATTCAGGGGCAGATTCTGGACTTGATCAAGACGTTGCAGGAAGAAGAGGGCATGGCCGTTTTGTTCATCACGCACGATATGGGCGTAGTGGCGGAAATCGCCGACCGGACGCTGGTGATGTATCGAGGCGAAGCGGTGGAAAGCGGCGCGACGGAGGATATTTTTCATCGCCCGCAACATCCTTATACCCGCGCGCTGCTGGCCGCCGTGCCCAAGCTCGGATCGATGCGTGGCCGCGACTGGCCGCTGCGTTTCCCGCAAATAAATCTGCAAACCGGTGAGGCGAATACGCCGCAGGAAGTGGCCGGAACGGTCTGTGCCGGGCTGACACCGCTGCTTTCGGTGAAGAATCTGAGCGCACGTTTTCCGGTGTATGGCGGCGTATTCAGCCGTCAGGTGGGCGCGGTTCATGCCGTTGAAAATATCAGTTTCGAATTATTCCAGGGCGAAACGCTTTCGCTGGTCGGGGAATCCGGTTGCGGAAAATCGACAACCGGTCGCGCCGTGACGCGTTTACTCAAGCCATACAGCGGCGAGATAGATTTCGACGGTTTCGACGTGATGAACATCGGCAAGCGCGATATTTTACACATGCGTCAGCGCATCCAGATGATTTTCCAGGATCCGTTTGCCAGCCTGAATCCGCGTATGCGCATTGGCGATGCACTGATCGAACCAATGCTGCAACACAAACTGCATAACCGCAGCGATGCGCGGGAAAAAGCGGCGTCGCTGATGCAAAAGGTCGGGTTGTCGCCGGATATGCTGCGGCGTTTTCCGCATGAATTTTCCGGCGGTCAGCGTCAGCGAATTTGTATCGCCCGCGCACTGACGTTAGATCCGAAAGTGATTGTGGCCGATGAGTCAGTTTCCGCGCTGGATGTGTCGGTGAAAGCGCAGGTGGTGAATTTGCTGCTCGATTTGCAGGAAAGCATGAATCTGTCGTATCTGTTTATTTCTCACGAGATGGCGGTGGTCGAGCGGGTCAGTCATCGCGTGGCGGTAATGTATCTGGGGGAAATTGTGGAGATCGGCCCGCGTGCGGCGATATTTGATAATCCGCAGCATCCGTATACGCGCAAACTGATGGCGTCAGTGCCGGTGCCGGATCCGTCGCGCAGATTGCTGAAACGGCAGATGCAGGTCGATGAGCTGAAAAGTCCGGTGCGCGATAACGGTTATATTTCCCCGCAAAGGCATTATCAGGAAGTATCAGCAGGACATTTTGTTCAGGTTTGA
- the purU gene encoding formyltetrahydrofolate deformylase — MPQQNVQTKVLRTICPDAKGLIAKITNICYKHELNIVQNNEFVDHRTGRFFMRTELEGIFNDNTLLADLDSALPAGSVRELNTTGRRRIVILVTKEAHCLGDLLMKAAYGGLDVEIAAVIGNHDTLQTLVERFDIPFHLVSHEGLTREQHDSAMIAQIDQYQPDYVVLAKYMRVLTPGFVQHYPHQVINIHHSFLPAFIGARPYHQAYERGVKLIGATAHYVNDSLDEGPIIMQDVINVDHTYTAEDMMRAGRDVEKNVLSRALYRVLAQRVFVYGNRTVIL, encoded by the coding sequence ATGCCGCAACAGAACGTACAAACTAAGGTGTTACGCACCATTTGCCCTGACGCAAAAGGTCTGATCGCCAAAATCACCAATATTTGCTACAAACACGAACTCAACATCGTTCAAAACAATGAATTTGTGGATCACCGAACCGGACGCTTCTTCATGCGTACCGAGCTGGAAGGGATCTTCAACGACAACACGCTGCTCGCCGATCTGGACAGCGCGTTGCCGGCCGGTTCCGTGCGCGAACTCAACACCACCGGGCGTCGCCGCATCGTGATTCTGGTCACCAAAGAAGCGCATTGCCTGGGCGACCTGCTGATGAAAGCCGCTTACGGCGGTCTGGATGTGGAAATCGCCGCCGTTATCGGTAACCACGACACGCTGCAAACGCTGGTTGAACGTTTTGATATTCCGTTCCATCTGGTCAGTCACGAAGGCTTAACCCGTGAACAGCACGACAGCGCCATGATTGCGCAAATCGACCAGTACCAGCCTGATTATGTGGTACTGGCGAAATACATGCGCGTCCTCACGCCAGGTTTCGTCCAGCATTACCCGCATCAGGTGATCAACATTCACCACTCGTTCCTGCCCGCGTTTATCGGCGCGCGCCCGTATCATCAGGCTTACGAGCGGGGTGTGAAGCTGATTGGTGCCACAGCGCACTACGTCAACGACAGTCTGGACGAAGGTCCGATCATCATGCAGGACGTGATCAACGTCGATCACACCTATACCGCAGAAGATATGATGCGTGCAGGCCGTGACGTTGAGAAAAATGTGCTCAGCCGCGCGTTATATCGCGTGCTGGCGCAGCGCGTCTTTGTTTACGGTAACCGCACCGTTATTCTGTAA
- a CDS encoding YchJ family protein, with protein MSQLCPCCSNLSYEECCQPYLSETKVAPTPSALMRSRYTAYAMQNASYLIATWHPDCQPEQWRGSLQEGFANTLWQGLQVIDSQNGRDADEGFVEFAARFTGPNDEKIHLIHERSRFLRLKDRWYYIDGIKPQTGRNDACPCGSGKKYKKCCGK; from the coding sequence GTGTCACAACTTTGCCCTTGTTGCAGCAACCTTTCTTATGAAGAGTGCTGCCAGCCATACCTCTCTGAGACCAAAGTGGCACCCACTCCGTCTGCTTTAATGCGTTCACGGTACACCGCGTATGCAATGCAAAATGCGAGTTATCTGATCGCCACGTGGCACCCGGACTGTCAACCCGAGCAATGGCGCGGCAGTTTACAGGAAGGTTTTGCGAATACACTCTGGCAGGGATTGCAGGTTATCGATTCGCAGAACGGGCGTGATGCCGACGAAGGCTTTGTTGAGTTCGCGGCGCGTTTCACCGGGCCCAATGATGAAAAAATTCATCTCATCCATGAACGCTCGCGATTTCTTCGTTTGAAAGATCGCTGGTACTATATCGACGGAATCAAACCGCAGACAGGCCGCAATGACGCCTGCCCGTGCGGATCGGGTAAAAAATATAAGAAGTGCTGCGGTAAATAA
- the rssA gene encoding patatin-like phospholipase RssA, protein MSRKVTIGLALGSGAAKGWAHIGVINALKDMDIEVDVVAGCSVGALVGAAYVSGRLPSMESWVRSFSYWDVLRLMDFSWKRGGLLRGERVFNAVGQIIRIKDFEKCSKKFGAVATNLSTGRELWLTQGDLPEAVRASCSMPGLLAPVWHNGYWLVDGAVVNPVPISLTRALGADIVIAVDLQHDAHLMQQDLLTVQPTGEALDTEKELSWRDRIRQRLTRPNARKPNVSPSAMEIMPTSIQVLENRLKRNRMAGDPPDVLIQPYCPQISTLDFHRAEEAIEAGRLAVEKQREHLLPLIKNRQF, encoded by the coding sequence ATGAGCAGAAAAGTCACCATTGGCCTTGCGTTAGGCTCCGGTGCAGCAAAAGGATGGGCACACATCGGGGTGATTAATGCCCTGAAAGACATGGATATCGAGGTGGACGTGGTGGCCGGATGTTCCGTCGGTGCGCTGGTGGGCGCGGCGTATGTCAGCGGGCGGTTGCCGTCGATGGAAAGCTGGGTGCGCTCGTTCAGTTACTGGGACGTGCTGCGGCTGATGGATTTCTCCTGGAAACGCGGCGGTCTGTTGCGCGGCGAACGCGTGTTTAATGCCGTCGGGCAGATTATCCGCATCAAAGACTTTGAAAAGTGTTCGAAGAAATTCGGCGCGGTGGCAACCAATCTGAGCACCGGGCGCGAACTGTGGCTGACGCAGGGCGATTTGCCCGAGGCGGTGCGCGCGTCCTGCAGTATGCCCGGCCTGCTGGCACCGGTCTGGCATAACGGCTACTGGCTGGTCGATGGTGCGGTGGTGAACCCGGTGCCCATCTCTCTGACGAGAGCATTGGGGGCGGATATCGTGATTGCCGTCGATTTGCAGCACGACGCCCATCTGATGCAGCAGGATTTACTGACCGTTCAACCCACCGGCGAAGCACTGGATACTGAGAAAGAGCTGAGCTGGCGTGACAGAATACGGCAGCGGTTAACGAGGCCTAATGCCCGAAAACCGAATGTGAGCCCGTCGGCGATGGAGATTATGCCCACCTCCATTCAGGTGCTGGAAAACCGGCTCAAACGTAACCGCATGGCGGGAGACCCACCGGATGTGCTGATTCAGCCTTATTGTCCGCAAATTTCGACGCTGGATTTCCACCGTGCGGAAGAGGCCATTGAGGCCGGACGCCTTGCCGTTGAAAAACAAAGGGAGCATTTACTGCCTCTCATAAAAAATAGACAGTTCTGA